TTCGCCTGGATGCCGGAACTCTCGGATGCGCTCTATACCGAATATCTCGACGATCGCTTTATCACCGCCTTCGAGAGCTACCCCGGTTATGAGTACAGCTTCGCCTATATGATCCGCGCCGTGACGCCGGGCCATTACCGGGTGCCGGCGGCGTCGGTCGAGGACATGTACCGGCCGACCCGCATCGGCCGCGGCGCGATGGGCCAGGCCGAGATCGAGGCGGCAGGAACGCCGTGACGAGGTAAGGGACGCGATCATGCGCCTGCGCATGACGAGCCAGACCGCGGGGACGCGGCGCGACACCGGCGAGGTTCGCCGGCGTCGGCTGTTCCTCGCTGTCGCGGGCCCGGTCGTCGCGATGCTGGCACTCGCGATCGGGCTCGACCGGATCTTCCCGCCCCAACTCGACCGGCTGCGCAACGTCTCGGTGCTGGTCGAGGATTCGGACGGACAGCTGTTGCGGCCCTTTGCGGCGGCCGATGGGGCGTGGCGGCTGCCGGTCACGGCGGATCAAGTCGATCCGCGGTTCCTGCAGATGCTGGTCGCCTATGAGGATCGACGCTTCTATTGGCATGAAGGCGTCGATCCGCTGGCGCTTGCGCGCGCGGTCGGGCAGTGGGTCCGAAACGGCTCGGTCGTCTCAGGCGCCTCGACCTTGACCATGCAGACGGTCCGCCTCCTTGAGCCGCGGCCGCGGACGCTGGGCTCGAAGCTGATCGAGATGGCGCGGGCGGTCCAGCTCGAGGCGCATTTCTCGAAGTCGGAGATTCTGGGGATCTATCTGACGCTCGCTCCCTATGGCGGCAATCTCGAAGGGGTGCGCGCCGCTTCTCTGTTCTATTTCGGCAAGGAGCCGGCTCACCTGACCGACGGCGAGGCGGCGATGCTGGTGGCCCTGCCGCAGCAGCCCGAGCGGGTCAGGCCCGATCGCAATCCGCTGGCGGCGCGCGAGGCTCGCGACCATGTGCTGCAACGGCTTGCAAACGCCGGCCTCATCGGCGAGACGGAGTTAGCGGAGCTCGGCAGCGAGGCCGTGCCGCAGGGACGTCTCGAGGCGCCGATGGTGGCAGCCCATCTGGCCGAACGGCTGAAAGCCGCCGATCCGGCGTCGACGGAGATCAGGACCACGATCGACGGCAGTCTGCAGCGCGGCCTCGAAGCCCTGGTCGCGCGCCGGCGGGGCGAGCTCGAGGCCGGCGCCACGATCGCCGTGCTCGCCGTGCGCAACAGCGATCATGCGGTCAGGGGTTATGTGGGATCGACCGACATCCTCGATTCCAGCCGTCATGGCCCGATCGACATGATCACGGCGGTGCGCTCGCCGGGTTCGACCTTGAAGCCCTTCATCTATGGCCTGGCTTTCGACGGGCTGCTGATCCATCCCGAGACCATCATGGTCGATCGGCCGATGCGCTTCGGCGGTTACGCGCCGCGCAATTTCGACAACCGCTTTCACGGCGAGATGACGGCGCGCGAAGCGCTGCAGATGTCGCTCAACCTGCCCGCCGTGGCGCTGCTGGACCGCATCGGTCCGCTGGAGCTGGCGCGCCGCTTCGGCCTGAGCGGCGTCGCTTTGCGGCTGCCGGCGGAGACGGAGCAGCCCGGGCTGCCGATCGCGCTGGGCGGCGTCGGCGTCACGCTCCAGGATCTGGTGACGCTCTATGCCGGCCTGGCGAACAAGGGCACCACGGCGCCGCTGCGCTTCCGCCTCGATCAGGCGGAGGGCGACAAGCAGGCGCTCATGAGCCCGCTCGCCGCCTGGTACGTCACCCATATCCTCGAGGACATGCCCCCGCCGCCCAACCGGCTGATCGAAAGCGACGGCCGGCGCCAGCGCCAGATCGCCTACAAGACGGGGACCTCCTACGGTTTCCGCGACGCCTGGGCGATCGGCTATGACCGGGAATGGACCATCGGCGTCTGGGTTGGGCGGCCGGATGGCAGCTTCTCGCCGGGTCGCATGGGCCGCGACGCGGCGGCGCCGATCCTCTATGAGGCCTTCGACCTGCTGCCGCCGCCTTCGGGCAACGACGCCTTGATGAAGCCGTCGGGCCCGGCGCCGGCCGGTGCCATCCTCGCCACCAACAGCGAGCTTCCGGCCAGCCTGCGCCGGTTCCAGCCGGCCGCCTATGCCTGGCGATCGAGCTCGGGCCTCCAGGGACCGAACCTGACATTTCCGCAAGACGGCGCCGTCGTCGAGCTGAAGGCGGGCGATCACCTCGCCAGCCTGCCGCTCGAGGTGACGGGCGGCGAGCTGCCTCTGATCTGGCTGGTGAACGGGCGCCCGCTCAGCGCCCAGCCCTGGCGCCGCCAGGCGGAATGGCTGCCCGATGGCATGGGCGAGGCGCGCATCACCGTGATCGACAAGGCCGGTCGCAGCGCCAGCGCCGAGATCTGGATACAGTAGCGGCGGAAGATGGGGCGGCTCACAGGCCGCCCGCGAGATTGGCGAAGGCGGCGACATAGATCACCGCCGCGACGGCCAGCGCCGCCAGCGGCAGCAGCAAATCCTGTTTCAACGTCATGGGGTTATCCCGCGATTCCGGTGGCGACACAGGCCCGCAGGATCGGGGAGGGAGCGCCGGAACGGAAATGCCGCCGGGCTATCGGTTCGATGCGAGGTGGGCATGGAACCCCGGGCCTATGACGGCCCGGGGTTTCACGGACCCGATCAGGCGGCTTTTTCTTGCCAGAGGCCGTCGCGCATCAGGCTGTCGGTCACGGCCTTGATGGCGCCGCGCAAAGCGTCGGCGGCCTCGTCGATCTGCGCCTTGGTGATGATGAGCGGCGGCGACAGCACCACGAGATGGCCCATCGGCCGCGCCAGCAACCCGCGCGGCATGGTTTCGTTGATGATGCGGTTGCCGAAGTTCCATTCGGCCGGCATCGGCTCCTTGGTCTTCTTGTCCTTCACGAACTCGAGACAGAGCATGAGATGGCTGCCGCGCACATCGCCCACCAGTGGCAGGTCGCTCAGCTCGCGGAACTTCTTCATGAAGTAGGGCCCGATATCCCGCACATGCTGGCAGAGATTCTCGCGCTCGATGATGTCGAGATTCTTGAGGCCTGCGGCGCAGGAGACCGGATGGGCGGAGTAGGTGAAGCCGTTGGTGAAATATTTGCCCTTGGCTTCGGGCACGGTTACGGCGTCATAGAGCCGGTCCGAGACCAGGAAGGCGCCCAGCGGCACATAGCCCGAAGTCAGGCCCTTGGCGGTGGTGATGATGTCGGGCACCAGATCGAAGACCGGCTCGGAGGCGAAGATCTCGCCCAGCCGCCCGAAGCCCGTCACCACCTCGTCCGAAATGTAGAGAACGCCATATTTGCGGCAGACCTCGAGCGTCCGGCGCTGATAGCCCTTCGGCGGCACGATGACTCCGCCCGAGGCCAGCAGCGGCTCGGCGATGAAGCAGGCGACGTTGTCGGGCCCGAGCTCGAGGATCTTGTTCTCGAGATCGGCGACGCATTTGTCGCAGAACTCGGCCTCGGTCATGCCTTCGGGACGGCGATAGGGATTGGGGACGGGGAGGTGATGCACCGTCTCGGTCTCGAACTTGAGATAGGCGCGGTCGGCGGGCTTGCCCGAGACCGAGGCCGTCAGATAGGTCGAGCCGTGATAGGCATATTCGCGGGTGATGATGTGCTGCTTCGAGGGCCTGCCGGTGAAGCCGAAATAGAACTGGACGAAGCGCAGCGCGGAATCGACCGCGGTCGAGCCGCCGGTGGTGAAGAACACATGCTTCAGGTCGCCCGGCGCATATTTGGCGATGCGCGTGGCGAACTCGATTGCCGGCGGGGTCGAGATCTTGCCGAAGGGTGAGTAATAGGCCATGCGGCGCACCTGCTCGGCGATCGCCTCGGCCATCTCGTTGCGGCCATAGCCGATCTGCACGCACCACATCCCGCCCATGCCGTCGAGCATCCGATGCCCGTCGGAATCGTAGATGTAGGCGCCCTCGCTCTCGGCGACGATCAGGAGATCCTGCGTCTTGGCCTGCCCCAGGTCGATCCAGGGATGGATGATATGGGCATGGTCCTGCTCGGTGAGCGCGGCGGTGTCGAACTGCAGATTGCGGGTCATGGGTGGGTTCCGATGCTTGGCGTCTAGTCGGGTTTCGTCCTTGGGCCCGTAAGCGGGAAGGCGGACTCAGAAAACAGTTCGCCCGACGGAGCGCTCGGCCTTGTCTTCGAGCGCAGCGCCCCGCCGGGCGAGCCTGAAGGCCGGCGCCCGAAAGCGCCGGCCGGTCTCAGCGGATCGGCTTACACGCCGGCCTTCACCTGCTCGAAGATCTGCTGCAGGTCTTCCAGCCGCTTGTTGTCCTGGCTGAAGGTGCCGCGCTTCAGATGCTCGCTGGGATCGGCGGGCAGACCAATCTTGGTCAGCGCCGCTTCGCCGGCTTCGGCGAACGCCTTCTTGTTGGAATGGCCGTAGCCATAGGCGATCAGCCAGAGGCCCGCTTCCTTCGAGATCAGGGCGTTGATCAGGTCATGCGCCTTGTCGACTTCGGTCGCGTTGCTGGTCAGCACGGCGCCGCAGACCCAGGTCAGCATCCCTTCCTTGGGCGACATCCATTTCACCGGGACGCCCTGGTCGATCATCTTGGCCAGCGTGCCGTTCCAGGCGGAGGCCGCCACGATCTCGCCCGAGGCGATGCCCTGTTCGAGCACGGTGGCGTCGCTCCAATAGAAGCGGACCAGCGGCTTCTGCGCGGCGAGCTTGTCCTTGACCTTCTTGAGCTCGTCGTCGGTCATGGCGTAGGGGTTCTTCGCGCCGATCAGCAGGGCCGTGATGATCGCGGTGTCGGTGATGTCGTCACCCATCGAGATCCGGCCCTTGTAGCGCTCGTCCCAGAGCAGCTCCCAGGAATCTTCCTTGGGCTGCACCAGGTCCGTCCGATAGATGACCGCGGTGTTGCCCCAGTCGACCGGGGAGAACCACTGCTTGCCGTCCTGGTCGGCGGTGTTGATGTGCTTCAGCGTGTCGAATACATCCGGCCAGTTGGACAGCTTCGAGGTGTCGAAGGGTTGAATGAGCTTGGCATTGCGCCACTTCTCGATGCGACCGGAGCAGGGATGGGCGACGTCGGTCTTGAAGCCGGCCATCAGCTTCTGGAAGGCTTCCTGCTCGTCCGAGAACACCGGTAGGTTCGGGCTGGCGCCGTACTTCTTCACATAGCCGGGGAAGAAGTCGGGGGTGTCGTAGCCGGACCAGGTGAAGTAGGTCGCCTGGTTGTCGTCCGCTTGCGCCAGCTTGCGGGTCACCGGCATGGTGACCAGAGCCACGCCGGCGGCTGTCAGCGCCTGCACCATCTGCCGGCGGGTCATGTCCTGGTTGGCAAGGCGGCTCTTGAATTCCTTGATATCCATGAAGTCTCCTCCCTGAGGAATGGTCATTCTCGACCGTTTTGGTTATGAGGTTCCGTAGCGGTAGCGGCCGAGGACGCAGGGGAACCGCCCTGCAGCGAGGCCAATGCGGATCGCAACTTACCGTCGCGCTGCATCTCGTCTTCGATGGCCGGACTCTAGCATCCGCGCCAGAATCCGGGCAAGGCGGCTAACCCTCATTGTCATCTTACAAAAAAGGGCTTGTGGCCCGACCGGGGCCGGTGCCACCATTGCGCCGCAAAAAAGACTGGCTCAAGAAATCTTCCGGGAGAGGGGACGTGTAATGGCTGAAGCCGGACGACGCCGGCTGTCGCGTCATGGTTAGCGTTACCGATCGGGGTCAAGCCCCGGCAACGCAGGGCGGTCTCTGGACCGCCTTCAAAACCGTGCTTCACAGAAACGAGAGCATGCGCGGCTATCTGCTGCTCTCGCCCACCCTTCTCGTGATGCTTGCACTCATGATCATCCCGCTCCTCGGGCTGGTCGTGTTGAGCTTCTGCACGCAAGTCTATTTCGACATCGATTATACCCCGACGCTGAAGAATTATTTCGCGATCTTCGATCTCGAGAACAACCCGATCTATCTGGTGTTGTTGTTCCGCTCGATCGTGATGTCGCTGACGACGACCTTCTTCGTCGTGATCACCGCCTATCCGATGGCCTATTTTCTGGCCTTCCGGGTCGGGCGCGGCAAGCTGATCTGGCTCATCCTCATCACGGTGCCGTTCTGGACCAGCTATCTGCTGCGCGTGTTCGCGTGGAAGATCATCCTGGGCTTCAACGGCGTGATCAATTCCGGTCTGATCAGCCTCGGGATCATCAAGGATCCGCTGCAGTTCCTGCTGTATAACCCGACCGCCGTGGTCGTCACGCTGACCCATGCCTGGGCGGCGTTCGCCATCCTGCCGATCTACGTCTCGCTGGAGAAGATCGACAAGTCGCTGCTCGAGGCGGCGACCGACCTGGGGGACACCCCGCGCGAGCGGTTCTGGCGGGTGACGTTCCCGCTGTCGCTGCCGGGGATGATCGCCGCCACCCTGCTCGTCTTCATTCCGACGGTTGGCGACTATGTGACGCCGTCGCTCGTCGGCGGTACGTCGGGCATCATGATCGGCAACCTGATTCAATCGCTGTTCGGCAAAGCCAACAATGCGCCGCTGGGCGCCGCTGTCTCCATCGTCATGATGCTTTCGATCACCCTGATCGTCTGCGTCTTCCTCGGCGCCATGGGGCGTCGCCGCTGGAAACAGTCCTAAGGTCGAGGCCCCGCAATATGGTCGGCAAAGCCAAATACGACGCGCTCTTCATTTACGGCGTCGCCTATCTCATCTTCATCTATGCGCCGGTGCTCCTGATCGTCCTCTTCTCCTTCAACAACGGGCTCTATGTGGCCTTCCCGTTGAAGGAAATGACGGTCAAATGGTATGCGGAGATGGTCAGCAATCCTGGCCTGACCAAGGCGCTGGGCGTCAGCCTGCGCATCGCGGCCTTCGTCTCGGTGGTGAGCACGATCCTCGGCGTCCTCGCCGCGAAAGCGGTGACCCGCTATTACCTGCCGGGGCGCGCGGCGATCACCTTCACCATCATGCTGCCCCTGGTCATCCCGACCATCGTCTTCGCCATCGGCCTCCTGATCATCCTGGCGAAGTTCCTGGGGCTGCAGCCCTCGACCTGGAGCATCATCGCCGGCCATGTGCTGCTCTGCGTGCCCTTCTCGATGGCGGTGCTGATCTCGCGCCTGCAGGGCTTCGACAAGAACCTCGAGGAAGCGTCCCTGGATCTGGGCGAGAACGCCTGGCAGACCTTCTGGCGGGTGACCTTCCCGCTGGCCATGCCCGGCATCGTGGCGAGCTTCCTGCTCTGCTTCACGACATCGTTCGACGAATATCTGATGGCGGCCTTCCTCTCCGGCAACGACACCACGCTGCCGGTCTATATCTACAGCCAGCTTCGTTTCCCCCAGAAGCTGCCCGGAACCCTGGCCCTGGGCAGCTGCATCCTCGTCGTGTCCTTCGTGATCGTCACCTTCGCGGAGTATATGCGGCGGCGCGGCGTCAACCCCGACCAGGGTTTGGGTATCTGACATCATGAGCGCAGACGATTCCTTCATCTCGATCAAGCGGGTCTCGA
The nucleotide sequence above comes from Hypericibacter terrae. Encoded proteins:
- a CDS encoding ABC transporter permease, with protein sequence MVGKAKYDALFIYGVAYLIFIYAPVLLIVLFSFNNGLYVAFPLKEMTVKWYAEMVSNPGLTKALGVSLRIAAFVSVVSTILGVLAAKAVTRYYLPGRAAITFTIMLPLVIPTIVFAIGLLIILAKFLGLQPSTWSIIAGHVLLCVPFSMAVLISRLQGFDKNLEEASLDLGENAWQTFWRVTFPLAMPGIVASFLLCFTTSFDEYLMAAFLSGNDTTLPVYIYSQLRFPQKLPGTLALGSCILVVSFVIVTFAEYMRRRGVNPDQGLGI
- the pbpC gene encoding penicillin-binding protein 1C, with product MRLRMTSQTAGTRRDTGEVRRRRLFLAVAGPVVAMLALAIGLDRIFPPQLDRLRNVSVLVEDSDGQLLRPFAAADGAWRLPVTADQVDPRFLQMLVAYEDRRFYWHEGVDPLALARAVGQWVRNGSVVSGASTLTMQTVRLLEPRPRTLGSKLIEMARAVQLEAHFSKSEILGIYLTLAPYGGNLEGVRAASLFYFGKEPAHLTDGEAAMLVALPQQPERVRPDRNPLAAREARDHVLQRLANAGLIGETELAELGSEAVPQGRLEAPMVAAHLAERLKAADPASTEIRTTIDGSLQRGLEALVARRRGELEAGATIAVLAVRNSDHAVRGYVGSTDILDSSRHGPIDMITAVRSPGSTLKPFIYGLAFDGLLIHPETIMVDRPMRFGGYAPRNFDNRFHGEMTAREALQMSLNLPAVALLDRIGPLELARRFGLSGVALRLPAETEQPGLPIALGGVGVTLQDLVTLYAGLANKGTTAPLRFRLDQAEGDKQALMSPLAAWYVTHILEDMPPPPNRLIESDGRRQRQIAYKTGTSYGFRDAWAIGYDREWTIGVWVGRPDGSFSPGRMGRDAAAPILYEAFDLLPPPSGNDALMKPSGPAPAGAILATNSELPASLRRFQPAAYAWRSSSGLQGPNLTFPQDGAVVELKAGDHLASLPLEVTGGELPLIWLVNGRPLSAQPWRRQAEWLPDGMGEARITVIDKAGRSASAEIWIQ
- a CDS encoding aminotransferase encodes the protein MTRNLQFDTAALTEQDHAHIIHPWIDLGQAKTQDLLIVAESEGAYIYDSDGHRMLDGMGGMWCVQIGYGRNEMAEAIAEQVRRMAYYSPFGKISTPPAIEFATRIAKYAPGDLKHVFFTTGGSTAVDSALRFVQFYFGFTGRPSKQHIITREYAYHGSTYLTASVSGKPADRAYLKFETETVHHLPVPNPYRRPEGMTEAEFCDKCVADLENKILELGPDNVACFIAEPLLASGGVIVPPKGYQRRTLEVCRKYGVLYISDEVVTGFGRLGEIFASEPVFDLVPDIITTAKGLTSGYVPLGAFLVSDRLYDAVTVPEAKGKYFTNGFTYSAHPVSCAAGLKNLDIIERENLCQHVRDIGPYFMKKFRELSDLPLVGDVRGSHLMLCLEFVKDKKTKEPMPAEWNFGNRIINETMPRGLLARPMGHLVVLSPPLIITKAQIDEAADALRGAIKAVTDSLMRDGLWQEKAA
- a CDS encoding ABC transporter permease, whose product is MRGYLLLSPTLLVMLALMIIPLLGLVVLSFCTQVYFDIDYTPTLKNYFAIFDLENNPIYLVLLFRSIVMSLTTTFFVVITAYPMAYFLAFRVGRGKLIWLILITVPFWTSYLLRVFAWKIILGFNGVINSGLISLGIIKDPLQFLLYNPTAVVVTLTHAWAAFAILPIYVSLEKIDKSLLEAATDLGDTPRERFWRVTFPLSLPGMIAATLLVFIPTVGDYVTPSLVGGTSGIMIGNLIQSLFGKANNAPLGAAVSIVMMLSITLIVCVFLGAMGRRRWKQS
- a CDS encoding ABC transporter substrate-binding protein, translated to MDIKEFKSRLANQDMTRRQMVQALTAAGVALVTMPVTRKLAQADDNQATYFTWSGYDTPDFFPGYVKKYGASPNLPVFSDEQEAFQKLMAGFKTDVAHPCSGRIEKWRNAKLIQPFDTSKLSNWPDVFDTLKHINTADQDGKQWFSPVDWGNTAVIYRTDLVQPKEDSWELLWDERYKGRISMGDDITDTAIITALLIGAKNPYAMTDDELKKVKDKLAAQKPLVRFYWSDATVLEQGIASGEIVAASAWNGTLAKMIDQGVPVKWMSPKEGMLTWVCGAVLTSNATEVDKAHDLINALISKEAGLWLIAYGYGHSNKKAFAEAGEAALTKIGLPADPSEHLKRGTFSQDNKRLEDLQQIFEQVKAGV